The Brevinematales bacterium sequence ATGGATAAAAAGTAGGCTCTGTGCGGATATTCGCTCTGTTCGCATTGTTTTTCACCGGCGTTCTGACAATCATCGTGCTTTTCGTCGATCCGCATACGACCGCGCTTCTCCCGGGATGCGTGTTTCGTACCCTCACCGGGTGGGCGTGCCCGTTATGCGGCGGGATGCGCGCGGTGCATAGCCTCGTACACGGCGGCCTCGCGCGGGCGGTATCGGAGAACCTGCTGATACTGCTGACAGTTCCCCTATCGGCGGGAGTTCTAGCAGCAGATTACCGCCTGCGGAAGCGGAGTAATGCCGAGATTTTGCGAAAGGCGGCGCGGATATTTTTCATCGCGTTTGCCGGGTTAGCCGTACTTTTT is a genomic window containing:
- a CDS encoding DUF2752 domain-containing protein — translated: MRIFALFALFFTGVLTIIVLFVDPHTTALLPGCVFRTLTGWACPLCGGMRAVHSLVHGGLARAVSENLLILLTVPLSAGVLAADYRLRKRSNAEILRKAARIFFIAFAGLAVLFTALRNIPCEPFNRFLP